One segment of Podarcis muralis chromosome 17, rPodMur119.hap1.1, whole genome shotgun sequence DNA contains the following:
- the GNE gene encoding bifunctional UDP-N-acetylglucosamine 2-epimerase/N-acetylmannosamine kinase isoform X1: protein MGSNVRLRREQQIPLGPHELYFTNLSKQKQKRVMEKNGNNRKLRVCVATCNRADYSKLAPIMFGIKAEPQFFELDVVVLGSHLIDDYGNTYRMIEQDDFDIHTRLHTIVRGEDEAAMVESVGLALVKLPDVLNRLKPDIMIVHGDRFDALALATSAALMNIRILHIEGGEVSGTIDDSIRHAITKLAHYHVCCTRSAEQHLISMCEDHDRILLAGCPSYDKLLSAKNKDYMSIILMWLGEDVKPKDYIIALQHPVTTDIKHSIKMFELTLDALISFNKRTLVLFPNIDAGSKEMVRVMRKKGVEHHPNFRAVKHVPFDQFIQLVAHAGCMIGNSSCGVREVGAFGTPVINLGTRQIGRETGENVLHVRDADTQDKILQALHLQFGKQYPCSKIYGDGNAVPRILKFLKSIDLQEPLQKKFCFPSVKENISQDIDHILETQSALAVDLGGTNLRVAIVSMKGEIVKKYTQLNPKTYEDRIALILKMCVEVASEAVNLNCRILGVGISTGGRVNPREGVVLHSTKLIQEWSTVDLRTPISDVLHLPVWVDNDGNCAALAERKFGQGKGVENFVTLITGTGIGGGIIHQNELIHGSSFCAAELGHIVVSLDGPECLCGSHGCIEAYASGIALQREAKKLHDEDLLLIGGMSVMKEETVTAAHLIQAAKLGNTKADHIVKTAGKALGLGVVNILHTINPSLVILSGILASHYINAVKDVIHQQALFSVQNVKVVVSELSDPALLGAASMVLDYTTRRIY from the exons GAACTGTATTTCACGAACCTTtctaaacagaaacaaaagcGAGTAATGGAGAAGAATGGGAACAACCGGAAACTTCGGGTTTGTGTTGCTACCTGCAACAGGGCTGATTATTCCAAATTGGCCCCAATCATGTTTGGCATTAAAGCAGAGCCACAGTTCTTTGAGCTGGATGTTGTGGTTTTGGGTTCCCACCTGATTGATGACTATGG taACACTTACCGTATGATTGAACAGGACGACTTTGACATCCACACTAGGTTACACACAATAGTGAGAGGAGAAGATGAGGCAGCCATGGTGGAGTCTGTAGGCCTTGCCTTGGTCAAGCTGCCAGATGTCCTCAATCGTCTGAAGCCTGACATAATGATAGTCCATGGAGACAGGTTTGATGCTTTAGCATTAGCAACATCTGCAGCCTTAATGAACATTCGGATTCTTCATATTGAAGGCGGAGAAGTCAGCGGTACTATAGATGACTCCATCAGACATGCCATAACCAAGCTGGCTCATTACCATGTGTGTTGCACAAGAAGTGCAGAGCAGCATTTGATATCTATGTGTGAAGACCACGACCGTATCCTCTTGGCAGGCTGCCCTTCATATGATAAGTTGTTATCTGCCAAAAACAAGGACTACATGAGCATTATCCTCATGTGGTTAG GTGAAGATGTAAAACCAAAGGATTATATAATTGCTTTACAGCACCCAGTGACCACAGACATTAAACATTCCATAAAGATGTTTGAATTGACTTTGGATGCCTTAATCTCTTTTAACAAGAGGACGTTGGTTTTATTTCCAAATATTGATGCAG GGAGCAAAGAAATGGTTCGGGTAATGAGGAAGAAGGGTGTTGAACACCACCCCAATTTTCGAGCAGTAAAGCACGTTCCATTTGACCAGTTCATTCAGCTGGTGGCTCACGCTGGCTGTATGATTGGAAACAGCAGCTGTGGTGTGCGAGAGGTTGGGGCGTTTGGTACTCCTGTCATCAATCTTGGGACACGCCAGATAGGAAGAGAAACAG GTGAAAATGTCCTTCACGTTCGTGATGCTGACACACAGGACAAAATACTGCAAGCTCTGCACCTCCAGTTTGGGAAACAATATCCTTG TTCAAAGATATATGGAGATGGGAATGCTGTTCCAAGAATCCTAAAGTTTCTTAAGTCTATTGATCTTCAAGAACCCCTTCAGAAGAAATTCTGCTTCCCTTCTGTAAAGGAAAACATCTCTCAAGATATTGACCATATCCTTGAGACCCAGAGTGCTCTGGCAGTGGATCTGGGTGGAACAAACCTCCGAGTTGCAATTGTCAGCATGAAG GGTGAAATAGTTAAGAAATATACCCAGCTGAATCCAAAAACTTACGAGGACAGAATAGCGTTGATCCTTAAGATGTGTGTAGAGGTTGCCTCAGAAGCAGTAAATCTGAACTGCAGAATTCTGGGTGTGG GTATTTCTACTGGTGGACGAGTAAATCCCCGAGAAGGCGTTGTTCTTCATTCCACAAAACTTATTCAGGAGTGGAGTACTGTTGATCTGCGGACTCCGATATCGGATGTGCTTCACTTGCCAGTGTGGGTAGACAATGACGGTAACTGTGCAGCTTTGGCAGAGAGAAAATTTGGGCAAGGAAAAGGAGTGGAAAACTTCGTAACCCTCATCACTGGTACAG GTATTGGCGGTGGAATCATTCATCAGAATGAGTTGATCCATGGAAGTTCTTTTTGTGCTGCTGAGCTTGGGCACATTGTAGTCTCTTTAGATGGACCCGAGTGCCTGTGTGGGAGCCATGGATGTATCGAAGCGTATGCTTCTGGAATAGCCTTGCAGAGAGAAGCTAAGAAGTTGCACGACG AGGATTTATTGTTAATTGGGGGGATGTCTGTAATGAAGGAAGAGACAGTAACTGCTGCACATCTCATTCAGGCAGCCAAACTAGGAAATACAAAAGCTGACCATATTGTCAAAACAG cagggaaagctctgggccTTGGAGTTGTGAACATCCTGCACACTATTAACCCCTCCCTTGTGATACTTTCTGGCATCCTTGCAAGCCATTATATCAACGCTGTCAAAGATGTGATTCATCAGCAGGCCTTGTTCTCTGTGCAGAATGTCAAGGTGGTTGTCTCAGAGCTGTCGGATCCTGCCTTGCTTGGAGCTGCTAGTATGGTTCTGGACTATACAACACGCAGGATATACTAG
- the GNE gene encoding bifunctional UDP-N-acetylglucosamine 2-epimerase/N-acetylmannosamine kinase isoform X2, protein MEKNGNNRKLRVCVATCNRADYSKLAPIMFGIKAEPQFFELDVVVLGSHLIDDYGNTYRMIEQDDFDIHTRLHTIVRGEDEAAMVESVGLALVKLPDVLNRLKPDIMIVHGDRFDALALATSAALMNIRILHIEGGEVSGTIDDSIRHAITKLAHYHVCCTRSAEQHLISMCEDHDRILLAGCPSYDKLLSAKNKDYMSIILMWLGEDVKPKDYIIALQHPVTTDIKHSIKMFELTLDALISFNKRTLVLFPNIDAGSKEMVRVMRKKGVEHHPNFRAVKHVPFDQFIQLVAHAGCMIGNSSCGVREVGAFGTPVINLGTRQIGRETGENVLHVRDADTQDKILQALHLQFGKQYPCSKIYGDGNAVPRILKFLKSIDLQEPLQKKFCFPSVKENISQDIDHILETQSALAVDLGGTNLRVAIVSMKGEIVKKYTQLNPKTYEDRIALILKMCVEVASEAVNLNCRILGVGISTGGRVNPREGVVLHSTKLIQEWSTVDLRTPISDVLHLPVWVDNDGNCAALAERKFGQGKGVENFVTLITGTGIGGGIIHQNELIHGSSFCAAELGHIVVSLDGPECLCGSHGCIEAYASGIALQREAKKLHDEDLLLIGGMSVMKEETVTAAHLIQAAKLGNTKADHIVKTAGKALGLGVVNILHTINPSLVILSGILASHYINAVKDVIHQQALFSVQNVKVVVSELSDPALLGAASMVLDYTTRRIY, encoded by the exons ATGGAGAAGAATGGGAACAACCGGAAACTTCGGGTTTGTGTTGCTACCTGCAACAGGGCTGATTATTCCAAATTGGCCCCAATCATGTTTGGCATTAAAGCAGAGCCACAGTTCTTTGAGCTGGATGTTGTGGTTTTGGGTTCCCACCTGATTGATGACTATGG taACACTTACCGTATGATTGAACAGGACGACTTTGACATCCACACTAGGTTACACACAATAGTGAGAGGAGAAGATGAGGCAGCCATGGTGGAGTCTGTAGGCCTTGCCTTGGTCAAGCTGCCAGATGTCCTCAATCGTCTGAAGCCTGACATAATGATAGTCCATGGAGACAGGTTTGATGCTTTAGCATTAGCAACATCTGCAGCCTTAATGAACATTCGGATTCTTCATATTGAAGGCGGAGAAGTCAGCGGTACTATAGATGACTCCATCAGACATGCCATAACCAAGCTGGCTCATTACCATGTGTGTTGCACAAGAAGTGCAGAGCAGCATTTGATATCTATGTGTGAAGACCACGACCGTATCCTCTTGGCAGGCTGCCCTTCATATGATAAGTTGTTATCTGCCAAAAACAAGGACTACATGAGCATTATCCTCATGTGGTTAG GTGAAGATGTAAAACCAAAGGATTATATAATTGCTTTACAGCACCCAGTGACCACAGACATTAAACATTCCATAAAGATGTTTGAATTGACTTTGGATGCCTTAATCTCTTTTAACAAGAGGACGTTGGTTTTATTTCCAAATATTGATGCAG GGAGCAAAGAAATGGTTCGGGTAATGAGGAAGAAGGGTGTTGAACACCACCCCAATTTTCGAGCAGTAAAGCACGTTCCATTTGACCAGTTCATTCAGCTGGTGGCTCACGCTGGCTGTATGATTGGAAACAGCAGCTGTGGTGTGCGAGAGGTTGGGGCGTTTGGTACTCCTGTCATCAATCTTGGGACACGCCAGATAGGAAGAGAAACAG GTGAAAATGTCCTTCACGTTCGTGATGCTGACACACAGGACAAAATACTGCAAGCTCTGCACCTCCAGTTTGGGAAACAATATCCTTG TTCAAAGATATATGGAGATGGGAATGCTGTTCCAAGAATCCTAAAGTTTCTTAAGTCTATTGATCTTCAAGAACCCCTTCAGAAGAAATTCTGCTTCCCTTCTGTAAAGGAAAACATCTCTCAAGATATTGACCATATCCTTGAGACCCAGAGTGCTCTGGCAGTGGATCTGGGTGGAACAAACCTCCGAGTTGCAATTGTCAGCATGAAG GGTGAAATAGTTAAGAAATATACCCAGCTGAATCCAAAAACTTACGAGGACAGAATAGCGTTGATCCTTAAGATGTGTGTAGAGGTTGCCTCAGAAGCAGTAAATCTGAACTGCAGAATTCTGGGTGTGG GTATTTCTACTGGTGGACGAGTAAATCCCCGAGAAGGCGTTGTTCTTCATTCCACAAAACTTATTCAGGAGTGGAGTACTGTTGATCTGCGGACTCCGATATCGGATGTGCTTCACTTGCCAGTGTGGGTAGACAATGACGGTAACTGTGCAGCTTTGGCAGAGAGAAAATTTGGGCAAGGAAAAGGAGTGGAAAACTTCGTAACCCTCATCACTGGTACAG GTATTGGCGGTGGAATCATTCATCAGAATGAGTTGATCCATGGAAGTTCTTTTTGTGCTGCTGAGCTTGGGCACATTGTAGTCTCTTTAGATGGACCCGAGTGCCTGTGTGGGAGCCATGGATGTATCGAAGCGTATGCTTCTGGAATAGCCTTGCAGAGAGAAGCTAAGAAGTTGCACGACG AGGATTTATTGTTAATTGGGGGGATGTCTGTAATGAAGGAAGAGACAGTAACTGCTGCACATCTCATTCAGGCAGCCAAACTAGGAAATACAAAAGCTGACCATATTGTCAAAACAG cagggaaagctctgggccTTGGAGTTGTGAACATCCTGCACACTATTAACCCCTCCCTTGTGATACTTTCTGGCATCCTTGCAAGCCATTATATCAACGCTGTCAAAGATGTGATTCATCAGCAGGCCTTGTTCTCTGTGCAGAATGTCAAGGTGGTTGTCTCAGAGCTGTCGGATCCTGCCTTGCTTGGAGCTGCTAGTATGGTTCTGGACTATACAACACGCAGGATATACTAG